The Roseibium sp. Sym1 nucleotide sequence GCGGGGTTGATCCGTCGCCGGCGCCGGTACAGCGCCTGGCCGAAACCGCAAAAGAAGCCGCTGGACAGAATCCGGAGCCGGTTCCGGTGCCGCAGCGCAAACCCGAGACGGGTCCGGGTGAAGTTCCTGGGCTTGCCGCCGGGACCGCGCTGCTTGGCGATACAGTGGTGTCGACCGGGCGTGACGTCGCGGCCGTGCCCTCCCTGACCCAGGTTATCAATCGGGAGATGGCTCCTGACGAAAGGGCAGACGCCGCCACCGCGGCCTCTTCGGTTGCCTATCTGGATGTGCACGAAACGGCCGACCAGCCGGTCTTGGCGATCCCGAATGAAAGCGGCCTCAACCGGCTTGCCACCCACCAGTCGAACCATCTTCCGCTCGATGTCTTGAAGGCCCTCCAGGAACGCCATGCCCAACGCACCGCATCTGAACACTCTTGATCAATTGTCGGCGTCGCTTGCAGCGCTTCAAACGGAAGTCGGTCCGGTCAAGCTGAGTGGCTGTGTCACTCAGGTTTCTTCCGAAGCGATACGGGTGTCCGGGCTTTCGCGGATCGTCTGCCTGGGCGATCTGGTGGAATTCGAGGGCCGTTCGGGCATCCGCCAAGGCGAGATCATCCGGCTTGACGAGAAAGATGTAGTGATCAAACCACTGGAGCGTGTGACCGATATCGGTATCGGCAGCGTCGCCTCCGTCATGGGCGGGTTGGCTATACACCCGGACATGAGCTGGAGAGGCCGGATCATAAATGCCCTGGGTGAACCGATCGACGGGGCGGGGAGCCTCAGCCACGGCGTGGAGGCCTTTCTGCTGGACAGGGCACCGCCTCCGGCGATGAACCGCAGCAAGATTTCAGATGGTGTGAAAACCGGTGTGCGTGTGATCGACCTGTTCACGCCGCTCTGCGTCGGCCAGCGTGTCGGCGTGTTTGCCGGCTCGGGCGTCGGCAAGTCCACGCTCCTCGGCATGCTCGCCGGATTTGGTGAATTCGACACTGTGGTTGTCGGGCTGGTCGGGGAGCGGGGACGTGAAGTCCGGGAATTCATCGACGACATTCTCGGCGAGACCCTGGCGAATTCCGTCGTGGTCGCGTCCACTGGTGATGAAAGCGCGATGCAACGCCGGCTGGCACCGAAGACAGCAATGAGCGTGGCGGAGTATTTCAGGGGACAGGGACACAAGGTTCTCCTCATTCTCGATTCCGCCACCCGGTTCGCCCATGCGGCCCGGGACGTCGCGCTGGCCGCCGGAGAACCGCCGGTCGCGCGCGGTTATCCGCCGAGCGTTTTTGCCGACCTGGCTCGACTGATCGAACGTGCGGGCCCGGGAAGTTGCGGGGAGGGGTCCATCACCGGAATTTTTTCGGTCCTGGTGGATGGTGACGATCACAACGATCCGGTTTCGGATGCGATCCGGGGGCTCCTTGATGGTCATATCGTTCTTGACCGGCAAATTGCCGAGGCCGGCCGGTATCCTCCGGTCAATGTGCTCCGGTCGACTTCCCGCCTTGCGGACCGTGCCTGGACCTCCGACCAGCAGGATCTGATCCATAGCATCAAGGGGCTGATTTCCCATTTCGAGGACACCAAGGACCTGCGCCTGATGGGTGGTTTTCAGGCGGCAGGTGACGAAAAACTCGAGAAAGCGTGCCGGCTGGTGCCGAAGATTTATGAGGCCCTTCGCCAGCGGTCTGACCAGGTGGTGCCTTCAGATCCGTTCGCCGACCTCGCTCAGGCGCTGGCTGCCGACGGGTAACTATAGTTTGTGACAGCAGTAGAAAACGGAAATTGCCGCTTTTAATAGCGGCAATTTTTGTATATGTGTGCAGTGTCTTCTTAATAATTTTCCCGATTTACGGCGAACATTCCTATTTAAATCAAATTTTCTCTCAAGTTGTTCGCAATGTCTGAGAGTTTTGATTTATATTTCTATGTGCATGTAAGAATTTCCACCACCTTAAGTTTGGAAATAGTTTCCGAAACAGGGAAGAAATGTTGACCTTGTGAACCGTCAATTCTACGGATTCAGTATTGGAAAAATCCAAGGGGCTGACATGTTCATTATAGTTGATTCACGAGAGATAGTGACCGCAGGCTATGCCTCGGCCTTCGAGAGGGAAGGCTATGCCTCCCTGGAACTGCAACCGTCCGAATTGCTTGATTGGCTCGAGATTACCTGTGCACAGGATCTGGGGTCTGTCGATGCGATCCTGCTGGGGGAATGCGCGGAACGCTGCGGCTATGTCGCCTCAATTCGGTCGCGCTGTCCCGAAGCGCAGATCGTTGCGCTCGAGGACACCGCCACCCTTGATAGCACGCTTGAGCTGTTTTCGTCGGGGATGGACGATGTCCTGAAAAAACCGGTTCATGTCCGGGAAATCATCGCTCGTGTCGGTGCCTTCCGGCGCCGGATAACCTCTCGCAACAATTCCGCAGGAACGGGGGCGATCGAGGTTTTTTTCGACGGGCGTGATCCGCTCGTGGGCGGCGATGTCATGGAACTTCCTCGTCGGGAGCGCCGGATCCTCGAATATCTCGTCAAGAACAAGGGGCGCCGCGTCACGAAAACGCAGATTTTCAATGCGGTCTACGGTGTCATGAATGACGGTGTCGATGAATGCGTGGTGGAGAGCCACATCTCAAAATTGCGCAAAAAGCTGCGCAAGAAGCTTGGTTTTGATGCAATCGAATCCACGCGCTACATCGGTTACATGCTCAAGGACGGGTCCGGAGCCAAGCAAAAGGTGAGTGACAGCCGTCGGCCGGTGCAGGCAACTGCCGCGACGTCTCAGCCCGTCGAAACGCCCGCGGATACATGTGTACAAGGAAAGCCGTTTCTGTCCGTGGTGAACGCGTGATCAAAATAGCTTCGTGTTTTGAAAGGCTTGCGGGGACAGGATAAGAAACAGGTTGCGCCGGAGCGGATTGGCATGAGTGTTTTGCCAGGAAAAATCGCATGACGCGATGCCGCTCGATCGTTACGTGGCTCGAATTCCGCGGAAGCTGAAGTTTTTCCTTTTTGTTGTCGTGCAACGCCTGTTTCTATTTACAATTGATTTTTATGGAAAATTTAGAAAACCTTGCCACAATGATCAGCACACTGACGCTCTTATCAAACGGTGCCTAACAGGCGCGCCGGAGGATGGGGCAAGGGGCAATGTAGATGTGTCTGTGATGGACGTGAAAAAACCAACGGCCCGCTCGGAAGGTTCGGGATCCGCTTGTCGGCGGGTGCTGTCGAGGCGGGGCGTTTGCCGGATTTTCAATCTGGGGAGCAGGCACTCGGGATCAGGGTGGGCGTCTTGAGTATTAGCGGCAGTACGTCGTTGCCATATGCTCCCAGGGAGATGGGCCGCTCCAGCCTGTCGCGTACCTTTATTCTCTATACGCTCGGCCTGTTTGCCATTCTCGGCGTCATCTTCATTGGCATTCTCACCAAAATCACCTGGGATGCTTCGCATGCCCGTGCAATTGGTGTGACCGAGGCGTTTTTCCAGGCCACCAAGCGTCCGTTCGAACGAGCTATCTGGACAGTGAACGCGGATGCGACCCTGCAGCTCATTCGTGGTCTGGAAAGCCTGGAGGTGGTCGAAAAGGTCTGGGTCGAGACACCTGATACGGGCAATTTCGGTGAGCCCGTGACCGGCGCGCGCGCCAGGGAGGCGCTCCAGTATACGCTGAATTCGCCCAGCACGATCCTGCACAAGGATGCAATCGGGCAGGTTTTCATTCTGATCGACAGGAATGCGATATCCTACGAAATCGTGTCGACAGTCGGTTTCATCGTGACGGCGATCATTATTTATCTGTTGCTTCTGGCCATTGTCATTCGGACCGTTTTCCGAAAACTGATCGGCCAGCCGCTGTCGGCTGTTGTCGATTACCTGTCGACGCCACGGCTCATTGAGGACCCGCCAAAGGCAGAGTTGATGCCGGGCCGTGCCGACGAAATCGGCATTCTCGCATCAAGCCTGCAATCCATGGTGCAGCGGCGTCATCTGGATCTGCAAAAAATTCAGGAATACCAGACCAATCTCGAGGATCTGGTTGCGCATCGGACGGAACAATTGAAGCTGGTTCAGGAAGAACTCATCCAGGCGGACAATCTGGCGGCGCTCGGCGCCCTTGTCGCCGGCGTGTCGCACGAGCTGAACACCCCTCTTGGCAATGCACTCATGGCCGCGACGACAATCAAGGATTCAACGGGGTATCTGCGCAAGGAACTCGAAGAGCAGAGTTTGAGCAAGGAGGCGCTGGAAAGCGAGGTCGAGCGCATTTCAGACACGGCAAATATCATCGAGAAGACGCTTGGACGGGCACGTGAGCTGGTTGGCAATTTCCGCCAGGTGGCCGTCGACAGGCAGAGCGAGAAGAAGCGCTCCTTCAATTTCGACCATATCATTCGCGAGACCCTGGCCACGCTCCAGCCGACTTTGAAGAAAACACCTTTTACGATCGAGATGGATCTGCACGCCGACGTGGTCGTAGAAAGCTTTCCCGGCGCGGTGAGCCAGCTTGTCTCAAACCTTGTCGAAAACGCCATCAAACACGGCTACGAAGGCCGGAGCGAAGGGAAGATCAAAGTGACTTCTCGCGTCATTGTCCCCAAGGAAAAGGGGCGTGCAACGCCAGAAGGCAAAAGGATCGCATTCACGTGCCAGGATTTTGGTGTAGGGATTCCGGAAAAGAACCTCAAGAAAGTTTTCGAGCCCTTTTTCACGACGAAGTTCGGTAAAGGCGGCTCAGGATTGGGAATGGCAATTTGCTACCAGCTGGTGACAGAGGCATTGAACGGAACCATATCCGTCGTATCGAATGTTGGGGCCGGAACCGAGTTCACGATCGAGTTCCCCGCGCTGATGCCGGCGGATACATCCGGTCGTCACAGGTCGAAGGTGCATTGACATGGTGATGGACTTTCTCGCTCCTTCGGAACCCGACATCAAGACGCCGCGCAAAGCGCCGTGGAAGATCCTTATCGTCGACGACGATCCGGATGTGCACGAGGTGACCAAAATTGCGGTTGCCGGATGTGTGTTCGAAAACCGCAGTTTCGAACTTCTTCATGCCCTTTCCGCACAGGAGGCGCGCGATCTCCTGCAGAAGGAGACCGACATAGCGGTTGCGCTAGTCGATGTGGTCATGGAGAGCGATACCGCCGGTCTGAGCCTCGTCAGCTGGATCCGTTCGGAGCTCAACAACCACTTCACACGCCTGATCCTGCGCACGGGCCAGCCGGGCTATGCGCCGCAGACCGACGTGATCATGAAGTTCGATATCGACGGCTACACGGAAAAGGCCGAGCTTTCGCGGACCAAGCTGATCACGGCAATCATCACCGCCTTGCGCGGTTACAAGCTTGTGATGTCTCTTGAAACCAACCGGAAGAAGCTGCAACAGCTCAACGAGCAATTTTCGGCAATCGTTGAAAAGAATGCGCTCAGCGAATTCGCTTCGACCGTGCTTGTCCATTTTTCCGACCTCGTCGGTCAACCGGTCGACTGCCTGTTGTGCGGCCTTGACACGATGCCGGATTACGGCGTTCTGGACCGGTCCAACATCCGCGTTCTGGCGGCAACCGGAAATTTCGAGGACAAGGTCGACCTCCCTGTTGACGTCATCAGCGACGACACCATCCGCAGTTGCGTGGCGCGGTGCATCGATACGCAGGAAAGCTACGCAATCGGGACCGGCGTTTCCCTGCCGCTGGTAACCCGAAACGGAATGACCGGAGCACTCTATATCGGCATGTCCATGGACACGCTGGAGGAGCTGGTCGGTTCGGAAGTCGTCAAGCTGTTCGTGTCGAACGTTGCCCTTGGTTACGAAAAGACCGGGCTTTTGGAGCACATCCGCAACCTTGCCTATGTTGACCGGGTCACCGGTCTGTCGACCTATTCCGGTTTTGTCGAAACCTTCCAGCGCAACGCCGCCAGTCATGCGT carries:
- a CDS encoding sensor histidine kinase, producing MSAGAVEAGRLPDFQSGEQALGIRVGVLSISGSTSLPYAPREMGRSSLSRTFILYTLGLFAILGVIFIGILTKITWDASHARAIGVTEAFFQATKRPFERAIWTVNADATLQLIRGLESLEVVEKVWVETPDTGNFGEPVTGARAREALQYTLNSPSTILHKDAIGQVFILIDRNAISYEIVSTVGFIVTAIIIYLLLLAIVIRTVFRKLIGQPLSAVVDYLSTPRLIEDPPKAELMPGRADEIGILASSLQSMVQRRHLDLQKIQEYQTNLEDLVAHRTEQLKLVQEELIQADNLAALGALVAGVSHELNTPLGNALMAATTIKDSTGYLRKELEEQSLSKEALESEVERISDTANIIEKTLGRARELVGNFRQVAVDRQSEKKRSFNFDHIIRETLATLQPTLKKTPFTIEMDLHADVVVESFPGAVSQLVSNLVENAIKHGYEGRSEGKIKVTSRVIVPKEKGRATPEGKRIAFTCQDFGVGIPEKNLKKVFEPFFTTKFGKGGSGLGMAICYQLVTEALNGTISVVSNVGAGTEFTIEFPALMPADTSGRHRSKVH
- a CDS encoding response regulator transcription factor, producing MNRQFYGFSIGKIQGADMFIIVDSREIVTAGYASAFEREGYASLELQPSELLDWLEITCAQDLGSVDAILLGECAERCGYVASIRSRCPEAQIVALEDTATLDSTLELFSSGMDDVLKKPVHVREIIARVGAFRRRITSRNNSAGTGAIEVFFDGRDPLVGGDVMELPRRERRILEYLVKNKGRRVTKTQIFNAVYGVMNDGVDECVVESHISKLRKKLRKKLGFDAIESTRYIGYMLKDGSGAKQKVSDSRRPVQATAATSQPVETPADTCVQGKPFLSVVNA
- a CDS encoding FliI/YscN family ATPase, whose protein sequence is MPNAPHLNTLDQLSASLAALQTEVGPVKLSGCVTQVSSEAIRVSGLSRIVCLGDLVEFEGRSGIRQGEIIRLDEKDVVIKPLERVTDIGIGSVASVMGGLAIHPDMSWRGRIINALGEPIDGAGSLSHGVEAFLLDRAPPPAMNRSKISDGVKTGVRVIDLFTPLCVGQRVGVFAGSGVGKSTLLGMLAGFGEFDTVVVGLVGERGREVREFIDDILGETLANSVVVASTGDESAMQRRLAPKTAMSVAEYFRGQGHKVLLILDSATRFAHAARDVALAAGEPPVARGYPPSVFADLARLIERAGPGSCGEGSITGIFSVLVDGDDHNDPVSDAIRGLLDGHIVLDRQIAEAGRYPPVNVLRSTSRLADRAWTSDQQDLIHSIKGLISHFEDTKDLRLMGGFQAAGDEKLEKACRLVPKIYEALRQRSDQVVPSDPFADLAQALAADG